CACACCTTCACTTGAATGTTGCTGTTCAGGTCTCAAGATCTCAGATATATGATTGAATAGTGATTATATTCACTGTCTGAGACTTCACTGATGTCTTCTGGTTGCCGTGCCGCGCATGacagtttttgggagattggcctgtcggtcaacttacctgttaagtgatgagaacattgACACCAGAACCATCCTTGGATCCCCAGTAGATTGTTTGCTATGGtactctatgctaacactttagcatgcagtatgttgagtgatggcATGCGACTAGCATTCCCCTGACATATGACACTGGCACACAGCACAGGGTCAAGGAGAACACAGTTTGCACAGCAGAGAAAATGGTGGACTTGGAAATGGAAATAAAGATTTCCTCCAAGGCTTTGCATCGGTTGTGTTTGGTCTCAAGATGAAAGTAAATGGAAATTTATgcatgacagtgtgtgacatCTTTAGGCATTTTGGGACAGGTAGAGAGCTAGCTAGACTACCATCATATTGCAGTCTCACTTGGCTGTCCAGATTGCAGTGTTTGGTCAAGCATTTATATCGCATGACTGCATCATAAAGAATGGTAATTTAATTGTTTCTGTGGCTAGTTTTGTTTCTAATATTTCTTTGttgtctgcctctgcctctgtagCCAGTGCTGAGTGATTTATGGCACTGTTCCTGGACAGGACTTTAGTCAGCAACAACATGGACACATCAAACTTTGCCCACGTCATCTTCCAGAATGTGGGGAAGAGCTACCTGCCCCATGCTGCACTGGAGTGTCATTACACCCTCACGCAGTTCATTAAACCACATCAGAAGGACTGGGTTGGCATATTCAAGGTGAGTGACTGTGTTAAtgcattactattattatttttccttaTGTATTACATTGACCAGGACCTACCTTTAATGATGCATTGTAGATAAATCTTCTAAACCTATCTTGACTGCATTTGCACTATGTAGTAAGGACATCATGGCTAACTTAGTGACTGACCTAAAAACCCTGTGAATCTGTGCCAGTGTCCTTTGAGCAGCCATGCCTCAGAATTCAGCTTGCAGAAGTTGCATTACTGAGATTTTACTAATAAAGGGGTGAACTAGGGATTGATGCATTAGAGAATAAAAAGTAAACTCTGTGTTAGAGATTTTGAGTGCAGCCATTTTCATGCGCATTTGAAAAATGAGCTTGGCAGAAGGAATGGAGCTTTTTGACCCCCATCGCACACTTGAGTGTCCCAGATGGATCTGGTTATAGGAGCACATTAAATCCAATACAGTGGCAGTAATTGATTTTAGCCTCCTCTGTAGTGaatggtgggggtggagggcaGCATACGGCCTCAGGCTGCTGTAGACCAGCAGACTTGTTACTTCACAGCGACCGGGATCTGATGAGATGGAAACTGGGATCAAATAAGACCAGATCAAAACAATTCCAACTAATTGTTCTATCTGACTGTGTTGCATTCTGCCTGAACATGCTTGCACTGTTCGCACAAACAATGTTTCTCTGTTGACGTCATTACAGAATATGGCTTTAGGAAGAACATTTGAGAGAAATCTGTTGGGTAACTTTTGGTGTAGGCTAATAACAGTATttccacatatactgtatatagccaAGGCATATATCAAACTGGTACATAGAGTTTTATTTTGCTCACTTTGAGGCTGAATTTTGTGTTTGTTAAGTCAGTTATCATGAATTGCCTGTGGTGGCATATTGTAGTGCCATACAGCTAGTCAAGTCACATTGTTGCATTCCTGCATACAATTCTCTGGTAGATCTGAGCGTTAAGTTGTTGAAATCATTAGATGAAGTTAATTTGTGTCTGAACAATATAACCTTAAACTGGCTTCATAAATTTAGTGTGTGCTTCCCATGACGTTTTGTTTTGAAGGGGTGAGAGTGAGAAATGAGGTTATGTTAGGCTGCTGGGGGTGGAGCAGGTAATGTCCGGAGGGCGTTGAAATGTACTGTACTCAGCATTCTATTATAGTTGGATGGCATACCACATTGTGTTTTCCCCTCAAGCTAGTCACCAACTGGCAGTATATTTCTTAAACGCACACTAATTCCTTGAGCCTCTAAAACACAGAGTTAAGGTGGAAAAGGCTGAGTGCAGGATCATAAATCATGTAAATGTTCCTGGCTGCGCTGACAGATGAGAAGTTTGGTGCCAAGCTCTAGCGTTCGCATGCGAAGAGATACCTGGGTCTGGAGTCAGTTTGCCTGAAGTAGTGCATCAGTTCCAGCACCTTATCACACATTAAGTTGCTATTGGCTCCCAGTGACGTGGAGCTGACACTGCCTTTGAGTATTTGGAGTGTTACCACTTTCTCTAGGCTGTCGATCTATCTGTTGTTCTTCCTGATTTGAAAGTAGGGCATGTTCCAGACATAGGCTACAGGTTGGACTAGATGGAGTCACATGGGCTCCAAAATGGTTCAGTTGCCTGAAATGTGACCTGTCAACATGAATGTCAGTAAGTTTATTATGAAATTTGTTCCTCTCTTGATAAAAATTTGTTCAACAGAAAGTGAATTATTTTCCAATTTGTTGTCTAATTTATGATCGAACATGTCAACCTAAAATTATTTACAAATCTCCTAATTATACACTGCGACTTGCCAAGTCAGACAAACCCCAAAAGGCTGAAGCTATCTATTTTCCTATATATATGTGGGGCACAGGTTCTTGTTTGAACATGGACAAAAGCAGCCTTTGGCCCTTTGATGTTGGAACATTTACCATAAGGCGTGATGTGAGCTGTTCTAGGCTTCGTGGAGGAATGTTGTTGGGACAGGTTGTCAGAGTGGCCTAGGAGAAGGCAAACACAGCATTATAATTAACTTGTCGCTGAGCACAGCCTCTCCGTGTGATTCATGAACAACTTGCCCATGAATTTATACGGTCTGACTGGCACATAGACAGTATACTACCTGCTGCAGCAACATTGCCATCGGCTTCTGTCAGCTCTCTTGCAGAAGTATGACTAGGTTGGAATGCTGGCGCAACATTATGTTTAAACTTGGTATAAGACAAGACATTTGCTTTGGTAGACGCTGTGATTGTTCACCGACTTTTACTTGTGTAGTTGTTTTGGAGACATTTTGTCTTTCAGATATAATGTCTAGCCTATGCTATCGCCTTAGTCACCAGTCCACAAAGATCCAGTAAAGACCTATGTGACTGAAAGTTTTATGCTGTCCTCGCCTCCTAGTTATACACACTGCAGACCCTCTGGTGTAAGTGAAAGAGTTCCTCTCAGAGTTTCTCACCCACTGCCACCTCCGCAGCTCTAATGAGTAGAATGGTGAGGGCTAGCCTTCAGTAATGACACTCACTAACTAGGTGCATGGTTTAATTGCTTCCTGTTCTTTACTGCTGGAGGCTGGAGCTCCACTGGTAACAATTGGGGGTTTTGGAGCACCAGAGCCTTCTATCTCTGGCTCTGATGAACACTCACATTATTGTAGCTGAAGGCTGTTTGTACACAGGTGAGAAAAGCTGCTCAGATAGCGAAGAAAGTTTACCTACATCGGAAGCAACATCTGCTGCAACTGTACTAAAACACTACATAACTGAATGAAATATAGTCTCATGAATATTTAAAATAGATTTCGGACGAAGCGTTGCAATGAGTCatattttaaactgttttttgtGGCGAAAGGCTGGTGTAATAGGCCAGTTTGACTGGGCTTGTtttggatgcgtgtgtgtgcctgagtgtgCGCTCACAGAAACCCAGCCAGCTCGATGTGACTCTGATTTTGTTTGACAGTTTTATGGCAGTAGGCTAAAGTTATGGATGTATTTTCTGTACTCCCCCCCTCCTCATCAGCCATCAGTTaacaacacataaaatacatataattacattttggttttcattttgaAGTCGCCTATGTATAAAATTTTCACCtattttcctcttcctgtttgaaGTGAGTTGTAGCTGCGTTTCCACAGTTGGGCTTGTTCATGACAAGGGCCTGGCCACATGCACGTGGTGACCAGGAGTTTGAGCGGTTCGCTGAAATGATCCTTTTTTCTGCTCAGAAATAATGTCAAGTGAAGGGTTGGACTTACCCTGCCGTGCCAGCTTAGATTGAAAACCCCTAAATTACCATAATAAACCATTTGTCTGAGATATTTGGAGGAGGCAGTCTCTGGATTTAAGGATCTCCCTGTAATCCTCCGTTGTTATTATCCTACATTGATGTGGTGAGAGTGTTGGGTTGAATGGATCCCTCACACTGTCTTACAGGTAGGTTGGAGCACAGCGAGGGACTATTACACATTCTTGTGGTCGCCTCTCCCTGAGAACTACGTGGAAGGCACCGCGGTCAACAGAGCTGTGGTGTTTCAGGGTAAGATCATACGATATTTTTATATAACTTTGACACCTTTTCATAACCACATGTCTGAGGACTGTTAAAACTTTAATACCCAAATCAGTGGACACAGTTAAATGAGAAGCTGTACCAAGAGATCTTTTGTCGGGTGTTAACAGTGCCATGTCagtttctttattattttatgatGTGCCTGCTTTATTATATTGCACACAGTGAAAAGTGACAGgaaagggcgagagagagacatgggacAATGCTTGTTAGATTCAAACCCACATCACAAATATGTAATATGTGCCCCAGCTCACTGAGCCACTATAACACAACAGTTTCTGCAATTATTTCAGATAATAACTTTGGGATAAGTTAGAAGTTAAAGAGAAGCTCAGGTCTTAAGGCCCTAAGGTTCTTCTGAGCTTAGTTTAAGGTTGTGGATGAATGTCTTTGCCCTTGCTCCTCTGCACTGCCGCACATCCAGACCAATCGGACTCATTCTTCCGCAGGATATTATGTGCCCAATGACGATGGTGAGTTCTACCAGTTCTGCTATGTGACTCACAAAGGGGAGATCCGGGGGGCCAGCACGCCATTCCAGTTTCGTGCCAACAGCCCTTCAGAGGATGAGCTGCTGACTGTGGAGGATGAATGCAACTCTGACATCCTGGTGGTCACCACCAAGGCTGGCTTCCTGGAGGTAGAGTGTGCCTCAGCGCTACCAACGTCCATGTTCTCAAATCTTAATTGTTTGGCTGTCACAGCTCTGCTAATTGGCTCTCTGTTTGAGCTCATATTAGGTTGACAGACATAATGACACAGTTGTAAACATTGTTATTTGGACGTGGTGGTGTACTACGTCAGTGAAGTAATTATTAAGTGATAAGCCATAACGGCTCAAACTATTTCTCTTCCTATGCAGCAAAAGATGGAAGAagcccagagagagaaagaagagctGGTCAAAAACATGGCCCTGCTCCAGCAAGAGAAGGAGCAGCTGGAAGCGGAGAAGGAAAGCCTACAGAAGGAGTGTGAGCAGGAGAAGGAGACCTGCGCccagctgaggagagagaaccAAGTAAGCTGAGGATAGATAGGGtcaaggaaggagaggaaaaggaaacattAAATGGGGTTTTAGCCTGGTAACATGCACTTGTGTGTTCTGTAAAGTGTAAAGCAAAAAGTCAACAAACATCTataaaacccccccaaaaaaacagggTTTTAGATGGCCATGTTTGTTCTAAAACTCAGAAATTTggtgaaattgtttttttttatagtgtagTAGCACAGAGAAATTATATTTGCCAATTTATGTGATTGAGTTTGTACACACAATAGTTCACCGACAAGAGGCTCTTGTCTAGTTGTTGTAGTTTTTCTGAGGCTAGTTTCACATTTGGCCTTGTAGTCTCTTAGCACCCCCTAGCGTGagcctacagtatattaatatCCATTCACAGAGCTATCCAAACTCTTTATCCACCAAAAGAATAAATCAGACTCTGACAGACATGAATGTCTGTATTATCAAAGTTGTTATTTCGTTTTTTATAGCATAACATTATGTGTATCTTAAAAGCAGTGTCAGTGATAATTCATACAGCTGTCACGTGCTGTAAATCTGCTGGTTTTTAAAACAGTTTTGAGATGAAAACATGATTACAGATTTTGCGGCTGTTAATTTTATGGCTATActtttatatgatttttttatgtGGTGCGAATAAAAAGATTCCAAAATTCTGCCTataaacatactgtaaaaaaaatccattaccCTTTGCTTTTTTGCTGCCACGACACTAAACTAAAAGTCCAAACTAGAAGTCTGAAAACTCTGGATTGAGACTTGTTGTTCATTTGCGTTCAGAATTGCATCTCAACAAGtataaactttttattttgtgtagcTGTGTTTTCCACAAACTTAGAGCCAAAGGCTGAGAAGGCGTTTACAAGGAAACTAGCATTATTGGCCGTGTCAGTTCTTAAATCCAGGAAGTCCTTGCATTGGTCCTGGCACAACCTGGAGGAAATAAATGTGATCATTCTGAGAGCTTAACAAATAATATGGTTCTAACAGCAACAGATAATAATAGCAATTGCAATACTAGTATACACAATACTCTGTTGTCAAAAGTGCATTAGAGTAAGGCATTGATTATTTTGTGGATAAATATACTCATTTGTACTCAGGTTGGATTGACACACATTACCAGAAAGAAGTGTCCACAGCATCCTTTTTGAACTGTTCTTTATTCCTGTGTCTTAACCCACTGACTCTCAGcggtctgtttttttctcccaggaTGTGCAGAGTTCCTCCCAGGCCCtgcaagaggagagggaggaagtaaagaggaggctggaggaggccaCAGCCAGGGTCTTGCAGCTCGAGGAGGACCTGATTGGAGTCACCCAGAAAGGCCTGCAGAAAGAAACTGAGCTAGACAGGTGAGTTCAGGACAGAGAGGGTTGGTGGTAGATTCATTGTCACTggttacatttacatgcacagagaattatgttttttaacCCGGTTACTCAAATAACCTGGCTTTGGTTCACTATGTATAAACATCATAACTCGGTCAGAATAACCCGGATAAACTCGCACTCGAAACTTGGTTAAGATGCCCTTCTTACCCCGATTTTTAAAGGGGTTACAGTGGCATGTTAACACCTTACCCCTTTCACTGGGTTTTCGCCATTTGTGCAAACTCTGACCCACAGAggattatgggtacattttgatgtcaacttTAATATCAGCTCAGGAGTGTCATGAAGATGACACATACTCTTGGAATCACCATTATTTCCCCATGTATTAAAAGTAACCTACTATTTCTCAGTCAAATAGGGAGGCGGTAGCTGGCTGCTCcaccttttcatacttttttgctgTGAGTGGGAAACCACAgatggacaggaatattctgtaaATCGGCTTATTCAACAGGGATACTCAATCGCAGGGTATGAAAGGTTCATGCTTAACCCGATTAAGGAGTATGGCCAATAGCCAGGTTACCtcgtgcatgtaaacgtagccactgTGAGGGCTGATGCAACAGATGACTAACAGCTGTGATGACCTGTTTCTTAGTCTGAAGGATAGAGTGAAGAAAGTTACAGCGGAGAAGGAGGCCCTTGAATCTCATCTGAAGAATGAGAAAGATGAGAAGGAACTCTACAAGGTAATGTACTGTGGACCTCTGTAAATTGGCTTTATGTCTTTGCACAAATGCCATCAAtataaattacattacattcaagTATGTCCTGCATGTCACATGaagataaataacaaaatagGGATGGCAAGGTTCAGGTAGCTAGCAGCTAGATGCTTTCTCACACATCATCGATCTGGAATCAGTCGTGGTAATTCTATAAATGGGGATTGACATAGTGGCTCTGTGGACAGATATGTTTAATGACAGCCTCACAATCCGTTAAATATTGCTGTTATATTAGATTCCAAACAATTTGAGGTcaatttctttgtctttctctctgtttctgtttttcactcTTTACTGCTGTGATAATTGTGCATACTTTTGCCCAAATATTTAGTCTAAACAGGGCATGCCTTATTCCGTCCTCTTCTGGTCTGtctggtgtttgtgtgtctttgttgtggtgGGCACTGCTCAGGAACTGGGAGTGGCACATGCTGTCGCCACGGAAACGGAGGCAAAAACCCATACCTAATTTAACTTGCACCATCACAGTGGGCTGTAGCAAGAGGGAAACTTTATGGCCTATCTCAATCTCTGTTTTGTAATTAAAGTCATGCGACATTTATTTTAATAGTCATATGCTGCTGGTACATGATCGTGATTGGTGCTGTATAAATGAGGCAAAAACCTATGAGCCTATGTTTtataacactgtgtgtgtgtgtgtgtgtgtgtgtgtgtgtgtgtgtgtgtgtgtgtgtgtgtgtgtgttgtgtgtgtgtgtggacaccaGATTCACCTGAAGAACCGGGAGCTGGAGAACACTAAGCTGAGTGCGGAGCTGCAGATGCTGAAGTCTGTGGATgtgaacaaagaaaacacaatctCCCAGTTTAAAGAGGAGGTGGGACGCCTGCAGGCCTGCCTCACTGAGAAGgagaaacaacacagagagatcCTGGCCAAAGTGTCCCCCTTGGTAcaaagttttttgttttaaagccCCTTTGATCAGTGCTTACATATCCTGcttttaattttaataataataacaataataaattgCAGGCCTTGCTGAAATGGAGAACTTTCAGTCCAAATGAGCAAACCATTTCAAGAGTTCTTGGCACCATAGCACATAATCCCTATCTGTTCCTTCATGTTCCCCTTTCTTCATGTGTGTCTCTGGCAGGGAGATATGAAAGCCCTGAAGGAGCAGTTGCGGCAGAAGGAGGAGCAGCTCCAGGCCAACCAGCAGCAGTCCTCCATGTTGGCGGCTGAGCTGAGGGACGCCTCCAGCGCCCGTGACCGCAGCATGTCCGACCTGTACCGCATGAGGCTGGAGGCCGATGCCCTGCGCCAGGCCAAGGCTGAAGCTCAGACCCAGTGCCTCCGCCTGGAGCGCCTGGTGGAGCAGATGAAGGCAGAGGCCAAGCAGGAAGCAGTAAGGACAAGAATCAATCAGCCTATCAGGCTTTATTGCTTGAATTAACTCTATATGTAACATTATTACACACTTATATCAGCTTTTACCATGCACTCTATGAGACACTTGAACCAAAATCATGTCAGAATTAGCACCCTAAATCATTGTAGAGCCTTTATCACAGACATTTTGATGCTAGAGTTTCTGTAATTTTGTCCATGC
The Centroberyx gerrardi isolate f3 chromosome 12, fCenGer3.hap1.cur.20231027, whole genome shotgun sequence genome window above contains:
- the tax1bp1b gene encoding tax1-binding protein 1 homolog B isoform X3, yielding MALFLDRTLVSNNMDTSNFAHVIFQNVGKSYLPHAALECHYTLTQFIKPHQKDWVGIFKVGWSTARDYYTFLWSPLPENYVEGTAVNRAVVFQGYYVPNDDGEFYQFCYVTHKGEIRGASTPFQFRANSPSEDELLTVEDECNSDILVVTTKAGFLEQKMEEAQREKEELVKNMALLQQEKEQLEAEKESLQKECEQEKETCAQLRRENQDVQSSSQALQEEREEVKRRLEEATARVLQLEEDLIGVTQKGLQKETELDSLKDRVKKVTAEKEALESHLKNEKDEKELYKIHLKNRELENTKLSAELQMLKSVDVNKENTISQFKEEVGRLQACLTEKEKQHREILAKVSPLGDMKALKEQLRQKEEQLQANQQQSSMLAAELRDASSARDRSMSDLYRMRLEADALRQAKAEAQTQCLRLERLVEQMKAEAKQEAQAKAEEEAAADPAILAELQREVEDLKLRLHMAAEHYKEKYKECQRLQRQEQKRSSAAEAITVPVSVSPDTSVPGSPGSADPMLEAFIQEKLKGISREASDRNDKYKKCKQLLMEEKERSCMFADELAKMEVKLKEQLKTNENVKLQLAAEEDRYKSQVAEKGRELKELKDTLALLLKEKEKLEGELQKGGSRKGDQVASEKTSLESIQSSVPVFLQYPVPYTQDAPTPLLVSQSPTELHFGNPYSISDSKDEADEEFSDDQLLRLPPVGPPSWDSNVVCIQPTRNHSRPDGHEESEEQQNNNNGNTNEQPAATETHSPYVNDGQTAFCFDPSMDMKRCPLCEVIFPPNYDQSKFEEHVESHWKICPMCSEQFPLDCDQKIFENHVLTHFDGHPLNFD
- the tax1bp1b gene encoding tax1-binding protein 1 homolog B isoform X2 encodes the protein MALFLDRTLVSNNMDTSNFAHVIFQNVGKSYLPHAALECHYTLTQFIKPHQKDWVGIFKVGWSTARDYYTFLWSPLPENYVEGTAVNRAVVFQGYYVPNDDGEFYQFCYVTHKGEIRGASTPFQFRANSPSEDELLTVEDECNSDILVVTTKAGFLEQKMEEAQREKEELVKNMALLQQEKEQLEAEKESLQKECEQEKETCAQLRRENQDVQSSSQALQEEREEVKRRLEEATARVLQLEEDLIGVTQKGLQKETELDSLKDRVKKVTAEKEALESHLKNEKDEKELYKIHLKNRELENTKLSAELQMLKSVDVNKENTISQFKEEVGRLQACLTEKEKQHREILAKVSPLGDMKALKEQLRQKEEQLQANQQQSSMLAAELRDASSARDRSMSDLYRMRLEADALRQAKAEAQTQCLRLERLVEQMKAEAKQEAAKAEEEAAADPAILAELQREVEDLKLRLHMAAEHYKEKYKECQRLQRQVIKLSEQQGEQKRSSAAEAITVPVSVSPDTSVPGSPGSADPMLEAFIQEKLKGISREASDRNDKYKKCKQLLMEEKERSCMFADELAKMEVKLKEQLKTNENVKLQLAAEEDRYKSQVAEKGRELKELKDTLALLLKEKEKLEGELQKGGSRKGDQVASEKTSLESIQSSVPVFLQYPVPYTQDAPTPLLVSQSPTELHFGNPYSISDSKDEADEEFSDDQLLRLPPVGPPSWDSNVVCIQPTRNHSRPDGHEESEEQQNNNNGNTNEQPAATETHSPYVNDGQTAFCFDPSMDMKRCPLCEVIFPPNYDQSKFEEHVESHWKICPMCSEQFPLDCDQKIFENHVLTHFDGHPLNFD
- the tax1bp1b gene encoding tax1-binding protein 1 homolog B isoform X1, yielding MALFLDRTLVSNNMDTSNFAHVIFQNVGKSYLPHAALECHYTLTQFIKPHQKDWVGIFKVGWSTARDYYTFLWSPLPENYVEGTAVNRAVVFQGYYVPNDDGEFYQFCYVTHKGEIRGASTPFQFRANSPSEDELLTVEDECNSDILVVTTKAGFLEQKMEEAQREKEELVKNMALLQQEKEQLEAEKESLQKECEQEKETCAQLRRENQDVQSSSQALQEEREEVKRRLEEATARVLQLEEDLIGVTQKGLQKETELDSLKDRVKKVTAEKEALESHLKNEKDEKELYKIHLKNRELENTKLSAELQMLKSVDVNKENTISQFKEEVGRLQACLTEKEKQHREILAKVSPLGDMKALKEQLRQKEEQLQANQQQSSMLAAELRDASSARDRSMSDLYRMRLEADALRQAKAEAQTQCLRLERLVEQMKAEAKQEAQAKAEEEAAADPAILAELQREVEDLKLRLHMAAEHYKEKYKECQRLQRQVIKLSEQQGEQKRSSAAEAITVPVSVSPDTSVPGSPGSADPMLEAFIQEKLKGISREASDRNDKYKKCKQLLMEEKERSCMFADELAKMEVKLKEQLKTNENVKLQLAAEEDRYKSQVAEKGRELKELKDTLALLLKEKEKLEGELQKGGSRKGDQVASEKTSLESIQSSVPVFLQYPVPYTQDAPTPLLVSQSPTELHFGNPYSISDSKDEADEEFSDDQLLRLPPVGPPSWDSNVVCIQPTRNHSRPDGHEESEEQQNNNNGNTNEQPAATETHSPYVNDGQTAFCFDPSMDMKRCPLCEVIFPPNYDQSKFEEHVESHWKICPMCSEQFPLDCDQKIFENHVLTHFDGHPLNFD
- the tax1bp1b gene encoding tax1-binding protein 1 homolog B isoform X4, with translation MALFLDRTLVSNNMDTSNFAHVIFQNVGKSYLPHAALECHYTLTQFIKPHQKDWVGIFKVGWSTARDYYTFLWSPLPENYVEGTAVNRAVVFQGYYVPNDDGEFYQFCYVTHKGEIRGASTPFQFRANSPSEDELLTVEDECNSDILVVTTKAGFLEQKMEEAQREKEELVKNMALLQQEKEQLEAEKESLQKECEQEKETCAQLRRENQDVQSSSQALQEEREEVKRRLEEATARVLQLEEDLIGVTQKGLQKETELDSLKDRVKKVTAEKEALESHLKNEKDEKELYKIHLKNRELENTKLSAELQMLKSVDVNKENTISQFKEEVGRLQACLTEKEKQHREILAKVSPLGDMKALKEQLRQKEEQLQANQQQSSMLAAELRDASSARDRSMSDLYRMRLEADALRQAKAEAQTQCLRLERLVEQMKAEAKQEAQAKAEEEAAADPAILAELQREVEDLKLRLHMAAEHYKEKYKEQKRSSAAEAITVPVSVSPDTSVPGSPGSADPMLEAFIQEKLKGISREASDRNDKYKKCKQLLMEEKERSCMFADELAKMEVKLKEQLKTNENVKLQLAAEEDRYKSQVAEKGRELKELKDTLALLLKEKEKLEGELQKGGSRKGDQVASEKTSLESIQSSVPVFLQYPVPYTQDAPTPLLVSQSPTELHFGNPYSISDSKDEADEEFSDDQLLRLPPVGPPSWDSNVVCIQPTRNHSRPDGHEESEEQQNNNNGNTNEQPAATETHSPYVNDGQTAFCFDPSMDMKRCPLCEVIFPPNYDQSKFEEHVESHWKICPMCSEQFPLDCDQKIFENHVLTHFDGHPLNFD